The following is a genomic window from Mustela erminea isolate mMusErm1 chromosome 14, mMusErm1.Pri, whole genome shotgun sequence.
CCAGACACTAGGAGGTGGCTTGACTTGAGGCCCATTTCAGCCGAGAAATGAAACTCTTCAGGTTTCTGCTGGGACAGCGCTCCCCGCGCTGCCCGCCGCGTTGCTTCCCGCCCCGCCAGCCCGTGCCCGCCCGCTCCTCGCCCCTCCGCAGCGCACCGACTCGCCGCCGGTCGGGGGATGCGCACCTCGCCCGCCCCCGGGGGCCAGGGCAACGAGGTGCCAGACCTGACCTTTGCTGATGGCGAGCTCCTCCCCAGGGACCCTGGCTTCTTTCCCTAGGACGAGGAAGAGGCTATGACACTGGCCCCACTCGAGGGCCCCCCCGAATCAGACATGGACAGCCCCATGGAGAGCACCCAGAGCCTGGAGGGGTCAGTCGCCGAGGAGAAGGACGGAGGGCTCGGGGGCCTGTTCCTGCCAGAGGACAAGTCCCTGGGCCACGCTCCGTCCATGACCACGTCAGACCTCTCCACACACTCCACCACCTCGCTCATCAGCAATGAGGAGCAGTTTGAAGACTATGGGGAGGGGGACGACGTGGACTgtgcccccagcagcccctgccccgATGACGAGACCAGGACCAGCGTCTACTCGGACCTGGGATCTTCAGTGTCTTCCAGCGCGGGGCAGACTCCTAGGAAAATGCGCCACACCTACAACAGCGAATTGCTGGATGTTTACTGCTCTCAGTGTTGCAAGAAAATCAACCTGCTGAATGACCTGGAAGCCCGACTGAAAAACCTGAAGGCCAACAGCCCTAACAGGAAGATCTCTAGCACAGCCTTCGGACGGCAGCTCATGCATAGCAGCAACTTCAGTAGCAGTGATGGCAGCACTGAGGACCTGTTCCGGGACAGCATTGACTCCTGTGACAATGACATCACGGAGAAGGTGAGCTTCCTGGAAAAAAAGGTGACCGAACTGGAGAATGACAGCCTAACCAATGGGGACCTGAAAAGCAAGCTGAAGCAGGAGAACACGCAGCTGGTGCACAGGGTGCATGAGCTGGAGGAGATGGTGAAGGATCAGGAGACCATGGCCGAGCAGGCCCTGGAGGAAGAGGCACGGCGGCACCGTGAGGCCTACAgcaagctggagagggagaagagcacGGAGATCGAGCTGCTCAACACCAGGGTGCAGCAGCTAGAGGAGGAAAATGCTGAGCTCAGAACAACAGTGACCCGGCTCAAGGCACAGACGGAGAAGCTGGACGAGGAGCGGCAGCGCATGTCCGACCGGCTGGAGGACACGAGCCTGCGGCTCAAGGATGAGACTGACCTGTACAAGCGCATGATGGACAAGCTGCGGCAGAACCGCCTAGAGTTTCAAAAGGAACGGGAGGCGACGCAGGAGCTCATCGAGGACTTGCGGAAGGAGCTGGAGCACCTGCAGATGTACAAGCTGGACTGCGAGCGACCGGGCAGGGGTCGCAGCTCGTCCTCCGGCCTGGGCGAGTTCAGCGCCAGGGCCCGCGAGGTGGAGCTGGAGCATGAGGTCAAGCGGCTCAAGCAGGAGAATCATAAGCTGCGGGATCAGAATGATGACTTGAATGGACAGATCTTGAGCCTCAGCCTCTATGAAGCAAAGAACCTCTTTGCCACCCAGACCAAAGCCCAGTCTCTGGCTGCAGAAATAGACACAGCCTCTCGTGATGAACTCATGGAAGccctgaaggagcaggaggagatcAACTTCCGGCTGAGGCAGTACATGGACAAGATAATCCTCGCCATCCTGGACCACAACCCCTCCATCCTTGAGATCAAACACTGAGACAAGGGCTGGCTGCAGAGCAGCCTTGGGGACTCAGACccccggaccctgggaccaaGGGGCAGACCCTGCTTGGGGATGCAGCCCAAGCCAGGCCACGCATGCAATTgagtgtgcgcgcgtgcgcgcgcacacacacacacacactgtaaatGTATCTCCGGCCACCACGTCATGTGTACTGGTGTGTATGTGGGGGAAGCCGTGCACACAGCAAGGGGTGAGCTTGGGGCTGTGGGTGTGGGTGACATCTGTGCCCTTCCTGTCCCTTCATTCTGTGGCCTGTCTGCAGGGGCAGATAGTCCTGGATGTGGGAGGGATAAGGTCTGCGATTGGGAGTTACTTTAACAACAAGAACTGGAAGATGGCGTATCAGAATCTGGACAAAAATGATTCTACCTCTGGGGAGGAGGATTAAAACATGCtctagtgagaaaaaaaattttttcttggtgttagttgtgatctctcccttttcattcataattttatgaatttgggctttctctcttttcttttggattagtttggctgatggtttatcaatcttattgattctttcaaaaaaccaccttccagtttcattgatgaattctactgtatctctagtttctatctcattgatttttgctctaaccttgattatttcccttcttttgttttgagttgcattaattttttcttgattctcCAGTTAAGATGTAGAAACAGCTGgcgtattctggatttttcaggttttttttttttttttgagggaggcttggatggctatgtatttcccccttaggaccgcctttgctgtatcccataggttttgcaccgaagtgtcttcattctcattggttttgcatgaattgtttaagttctttgatttcctggttgatccaaacattcttaagtgaggtggtcttcagcttccaggtgttttaattccttccatacttttccttgtggttgagttccagtttcaaagcaatgtgatctgagaatatgcagggaataatctcaatcttttggtatcagttgagacctgatttgtgacccagtatgtggtctattctgaagaaggttccatgtgcactcgagaagaatgaatattctgttgttttagggtggaatgttctgtatatatctatgaggtccatctggtccaatgtgtcattcaatgctcttctttctttattgattttctgcttggatgatctattactgagagtggcatgttaagatctcctactgttaatgtattcatatcagtatgggtcattatcttgattaacagttttcttatataattggctgctccagTATTGGGGTCATAACTATTTACAAtggttagatcatcttggtggatagtccctttaagaatgatgtagtgtccttctgtatctctgactacagtctttggtttaaaatgtaatttatctgatatgagaatcactaccccagccttcttttgatgtccattgccATGAAAGacgcttctccatccctttactttcagtctgggtgtatccttaggtacaaaatgggtctcttgtacacaacatatggatgggttctgtcattttatccaatctgcagctCTGtatcattttatgggcacattttggccattcacgttgagagtgattattgagagatacgttttttattgacatcatgttacctgtgaagatattgtttctatagattgtctccatatatttctgtttaatgatattcttaggttttttcctcttttataggaccccccccttaatatttcctgcagtgtcggcttgctggttgcatactcttttaaatcttcccggtcttggaagctctttatctctccatccattttgaatgtccgtcttgctggataaagtattcttggctccatgttcttctcatttagtgccctgaatacatatTGTCATCCCTtcctggcttgccaagtttctgtggacaggtctgacattattctgatggaccttcctctgtacataaggaatttctttgccccagctgctttcaagagctcctgtatacaattatgattcatcattttcactacCAGGTGTCTCGAGGTTTTCTGGATTCTATGATCTTGGTGGtaatcctttctgcctctagtacatattcatgagattgggaaatttttcatggagaatttgttcaactacatcttctagtcttctttctttctcctccccctcaggtaTTCCATTAATTCTGACGATGGAacttttcatggcatcatttatttccctaattctgttttcgtggcttccgagctgtttgttccaggcttcttcaTGATCCCTTTTCTCTaactgtttgtcctccagatcactaattctatcttctgcctcagttaccccagattttagagaatttagattagattggaactcattgagaacattgtgaacatcatccctggtgtctttcacttctgccctaatcaattccattttgtcatcaaagcCTTTTTCCAACCGaactattgcttggataattgttagcatgaattccctttctgatacactgtctatgtccatatccaatagctctgatgcagaaggcccagtctctggatttttcttgtgttgggcattcctcctcctagtcattttggtgagagatggctgaacagatgtgtagctgaatgtattgaccgtggtgcaggcaaagtgcaccctggaatgcttctgagccaTCAAGAGtctccaccaaaaagaaagaaaaaagaaaaagagagagagagaggaaagaaagaagaaagataaaataaaggagaaggcctagcccaaatgggccccaaggtaagatttatggaGTAAAacataaacagacaaacaaaaagaccaacaaaagtagatggcaagagaaaaaaaaattaaaaaaaaaagaacctcatcaaaaagaaccccaagtataagatttatatactaccaggacaaaaacaaatacatagaaacactgacagaagaaaaagatgggagagtggttataaattctcagtgtgggcgaggaaggtcattttgattcttcctggttgtatcttgatatctttgttaaaggacttaaattttctaagataaagggggattaaaactggctTACCTATAGGGTAGCATAGATTGTGGAAAGGGAATTACCTTGAAGCTCATCtctatataagtatttttaagactaatgagtaaaataaaataaaataaaaattaaaaaatacaaaatcaaaagaaaaacaaaggtatatgtatcaaaaagttcaggttaaaaggttattatggaatttgatgtactgaacatctcattgtgatggtaaataggttaaaaagttatatacatataaaaaaatgaaaagaatcagaatactgggaatgaattaaaaaaataaaagttgtatctatgaagtagcagtggttgtcctcttgtctaTTTTTGCGGGggtggctttctgggggaggggcctgctgcgtgggttttcagtcagtgatgttccTAGAGTTaggtccccctgcccccatcaagggggtgggctctgaggaaaccagttttttcatgctttttttctctgtagGTTTTTTTGTCTAAAAAAACCTATGTCTTCTCCCCCCTTGGTGGCtcttgatggtttttggaggtttagaggaaagcaaactgcacccaaaCCTCCCTcaaagagagaagcctcagtcttttcccctctgggtgctctagagcacataaattccccctcagCTGCTGGCAGATCACGTTCCCAGTCATGGTCTCTAGGGTCAGAGGAGCTCCCCTTGTACCCAAAACGATGAGAAATACCAGCCACAGCTGTCTGGGCAGTTCCAGGCTGCCAGAGAGGTCTCAAGCAGGGATAGCGCACTGAGATTTTCACACTGGCCAGGCTGGGAGTGACCAGACTCTCCAGGGTCTGAGAGCACCAGCTGGCGCCAGCCCACACCTCTCTCAGCGGAGGGGGTAGGGGGTGACTTAGACTCTGGTCGCGTAGCATGAGTGTGGAGAGTGAAAAAGGTTGTGGTTCTGCTTGCTGGCTGGCGGGGCTCCCTCACCCTCATgggctgtgccacccagacaccctcaggCTCCCAGTGGCTCctggaccaagacctggtttctttgcTGCACTCTGTCTGGCTCAGCGCCTGCAGTGGCATCTTAGGTTGGCgggcttaagcccctgtccctatcCGCCTGATTCCCCCAATTTCCCCCTATgatctttgctctttttgagtgctttcaaccagactccaagtcaatgctggtccccagtcactgggcactctcgtattggggtattactttccaatggatggcttctggtggctctctcccccttttgtttaacttctgatatcagtctgattttcccactccactttacctgcccactggtgtcttctgtccctgtagagatccagatgtgtataattctaatctcaggctgatttcatgggcgatcagagttctttggtatggttatcagctcactttaggggacagtTTGAAATGGTGgcacctcctacttctctgccatcttgtctcccctaaAATTGTCtagttgtatatttttaaagagctagtgtgaagagtagttttttttttttttacatttttaacctttttttttttacatttatattttagttttatttacattcaagttagctaacatacaCTATATTGTTAATTagggggtagaatttagtgattcatgagATATATATAGCACCCAGTGTTCATGACATCAAggtccctccttaatgcccatcagccaATTACCCCATCTGCcaacccacttcccctccagcaaccctcagtatatACCCTACTTAGTTAAGggtctctcacagtttgtctttctctctgtttttagcctgttttatttttctttcccttcccctataatcaTCAGTTTTGTATATTAAATTCCACAAAGGAGCGAAATATTACAGTATTTGTCTAAGtgactttttcacttagcataatatcctccaattccatccacaCTATTgcaagggaaaatattttcattttttgtttgcttgtttttggtttttttttttgttgttgttgttggctgagtaatattccattgagtatGTATACCCAGTTTTCTCGATTCATTCTTCAGTGAGTGGATATcaaggctctttccatagtttggcttttgtggacattgctggagTAACACTAGGGGC
Proteins encoded in this region:
- the LOC116573392 gene encoding rab11 family-interacting protein 4-like, with translation MTLAPLEGPPESDMDSPMESTQSLEGSVAEEKDGGLGGLFLPEDKSLGHAPSMTTSDLSTHSTTSLISNEEQFEDYGEGDDVDCAPSSPCPDDETRTSVYSDLGSSVSSSAGQTPRKMRHTYNSELLDVYCSQCCKKINLLNDLEARLKNLKANSPNRKISSTAFGRQLMHSSNFSSSDGSTEDLFRDSIDSCDNDITEKVSFLEKKVTELENDSLTNGDLKSKLKQENTQLVHRVHELEEMVKDQETMAEQALEEEARRHREAYSKLEREKSTEIELLNTRVQQLEEENAELRTTVTRLKAQTEKLDEERQRMSDRLEDTSLRLKDETDLYKRMMDKLRQNRLEFQKEREATQELIEDLRKELEHLQMYKLDCERPGRGRSSSSGLGEFSARAREVELEHEVKRLKQENHKLRDQNDDLNGQILSLSLYEAKNLFATQTKAQSLAAEIDTASRDELMEALKEQEEINFRLRQYMDKIILAILDHNPSILEIKH